The Lysobacter capsici genome has a segment encoding these proteins:
- a CDS encoding M16 family metallopeptidase codes for MPSSRPLSLRPRTGALALALGLALAGGLAAPALAAPKAEVSIPYQEFTLPNGLRVIVHTDRKAPIVAVNVWYHVGSKNEQPGRTGFAHLFEHLMFQGSENYKGEFFTPFELVGVTDQNGTTNVDRTNYFQNVPTTALDMALWMESDRMGHLLGAIDQKTLDEQRGVVQNEKRQGENQPYGRRISAKLYEALYPADHPYSWQTIGSMADLDAASLDDVKTWFRSWYGPNNAVLVLAGDIDLATAKQKALRYFGDIPASATLADMATRIPKRERDTEEVIPDRVPQARIYRAWPVAQFGAADGIDLQLFAQVLGGSAASRLDARLVHKDRLADGASVSINDAEISGTLVIMATVKQGVDPAKVRAAIDEEVKRLIADGPSAEELEQAKTSTRAEFVRGIERIGGFGGKSDVLARCAVLLGKPDCYRDELKELDKASIASVQAAGRKWLGVGSHTLLVQPGDKPASSLPETVRAAPATKPAAIPAADPRFKTVASDLDRSTGVPATTSFPALHFPTPQTARLSNGMQVVLVERHETPVVQLSMEFPGGFSADQGRKLGTANFAMAMLDEGAGEYGALQLSGRKEALGAELSSNASLDIASVSLSALTDKLDPSLDLLADVVLRPRFDNAEIERVRAQWLAGIKQEKARPQTAALRVLPPLLYGAGHPYAIPFTGTGTEASIASLTREDLVAFHSDWLQPDRVRVIVAGDTTLKQIVPLLERRFGDWKAKAGAPALPDLAQVARPKAPRVFLVDQPGAIQSNIYVGELIAPTGDAGTIDFDFANGVLGGEFSSRLNMNLREDKHWAYGSYSGAGNAKGQRPWIAQAAVQSDKTVESLSELKREIGAFASGAKPVTAAEVAKVRAANTLSLPGAYETNSAVMLQVSSDQRYGRPADYILQYKARNDAMTPALTQAAAKALDPDALTWVVVGDLSKIEQPIRDLKIGQVQVIDNDGKPVR; via the coding sequence TGCCCAACGGCCTGCGGGTGATCGTCCACACCGACCGCAAGGCGCCGATCGTCGCGGTCAATGTCTGGTACCACGTCGGCAGCAAGAACGAGCAGCCCGGGCGCACCGGCTTCGCGCATCTGTTCGAGCACTTGATGTTCCAGGGTTCGGAAAACTACAAGGGCGAGTTCTTCACTCCGTTCGAACTGGTCGGGGTGACCGATCAGAACGGCACCACCAACGTCGACCGCACCAATTATTTCCAGAACGTGCCGACCACCGCGCTCGACATGGCGCTGTGGATGGAGTCCGACCGCATGGGCCACCTGCTCGGCGCGATCGACCAGAAGACCCTCGACGAACAGCGCGGCGTGGTCCAGAACGAAAAACGCCAGGGCGAAAACCAGCCCTACGGCCGCCGCATCAGCGCCAAATTGTACGAAGCGCTGTACCCGGCCGATCATCCCTACAGCTGGCAGACCATCGGTTCGATGGCCGACCTCGATGCCGCCTCGCTGGACGACGTCAAGACCTGGTTCCGCAGCTGGTACGGCCCCAATAACGCGGTGCTGGTGCTGGCCGGCGACATCGACCTGGCCACCGCCAAGCAAAAGGCGCTGCGCTACTTCGGCGACATTCCCGCCAGCGCGACCCTGGCCGACATGGCCACGCGCATTCCCAAGCGCGAGCGCGACACCGAGGAGGTCATTCCCGACCGGGTACCGCAGGCGCGCATCTACCGCGCCTGGCCGGTCGCCCAGTTCGGCGCGGCCGACGGCATCGATCTGCAATTGTTCGCCCAGGTGCTCGGCGGCAGCGCGGCCTCGCGCCTGGACGCGCGGCTGGTGCATAAGGATCGTCTCGCCGACGGCGCCAGCGTGTCGATCAACGACGCCGAGATCAGCGGCACCCTGGTGATCATGGCCACGGTCAAGCAGGGCGTGGACCCGGCCAAGGTGCGCGCGGCGATCGACGAAGAGGTCAAGCGGCTGATCGCCGACGGGCCGAGCGCGGAAGAACTCGAACAGGCCAAGACCTCGACCCGCGCCGAATTCGTGCGCGGCATCGAGCGCATCGGCGGCTTCGGCGGCAAGTCCGACGTGCTCGCGCGTTGCGCGGTGCTGCTCGGCAAGCCCGATTGCTATCGCGACGAACTCAAGGAACTCGACAAGGCCAGCATCGCCAGCGTGCAGGCGGCCGGGCGCAAATGGCTCGGCGTGGGTTCGCACACCTTGCTGGTGCAGCCCGGCGACAAGCCGGCCTCCTCGCTCCCGGAAACCGTGCGCGCCGCGCCGGCGACCAAGCCCGCGGCGATTCCCGCCGCCGATCCGCGCTTCAAGACGGTCGCCTCCGACCTCGACCGCAGCACCGGCGTGCCGGCGACCACGAGCTTCCCCGCACTGCATTTCCCCACCCCGCAGACCGCGCGCCTGAGCAACGGCATGCAGGTGGTGCTGGTCGAACGCCACGAAACCCCGGTGGTGCAGTTGTCGATGGAATTCCCCGGCGGTTTCAGCGCCGACCAGGGCCGCAAGCTGGGCACGGCCAACTTCGCCATGGCCATGCTCGACGAAGGCGCCGGCGAATACGGCGCGCTGCAATTGTCCGGACGCAAGGAGGCGCTCGGCGCCGAGCTGTCGAGCAATGCCAGCCTGGACATCGCCAGCGTGTCGCTGTCGGCGCTGACCGACAAGCTCGATCCCTCGCTGGACCTGCTCGCCGACGTGGTCCTGCGTCCGCGTTTCGACAACGCCGAGATCGAGCGCGTGCGCGCGCAGTGGCTGGCCGGGATCAAGCAGGAGAAGGCGCGCCCGCAGACCGCCGCGCTGCGCGTGTTGCCGCCGCTGCTGTACGGCGCCGGCCACCCGTACGCGATTCCGTTCACCGGCACCGGCACCGAGGCCTCGATCGCCTCGCTCACGCGCGAGGATCTGGTCGCGTTCCACAGCGACTGGCTGCAGCCCGACCGGGTGCGCGTGATCGTCGCCGGCGACACCACGCTCAAGCAGATCGTGCCGCTGCTCGAACGCCGCTTCGGCGACTGGAAGGCCAAGGCCGGCGCCCCGGCCTTGCCGGATCTGGCCCAGGTCGCGCGGCCGAAGGCGCCGCGGGTGTTCCTGGTCGACCAGCCCGGCGCGATCCAATCCAACATCTATGTCGGCGAACTGATCGCGCCGACCGGCGACGCGGGCACGATCGATTTCGATTTCGCCAACGGTGTGCTGGGCGGCGAGTTCAGCTCGCGCCTCAACATGAACCTGCGCGAGGACAAGCACTGGGCCTATGGCTCCTACAGCGGCGCCGGCAATGCCAAGGGCCAGCGCCCGTGGATCGCGCAGGCCGCGGTGCAGTCGGACAAGACGGTCGAATCGCTGAGTGAACTCAAGCGCGAGATTGGCGCCTTCGCCAGCGGCGCCAAGCCGGTGACCGCGGCCGAAGTCGCCAAGGTCCGCGCCGCCAACACCCTGAGCCTGCCGGGCGCTTATGAAACCAACAGCGCGGTGATGCTGCAGGTCAGCTCCGACCAGCGTTACGGCCGCCCGGCCGATTACATCCTGCAGTACAAGGCGCGCAACGACGCCATGACCCCGGCGCTGACCCAGGCCGCGGCCAAGGCGCTGGACCCGGATGCGTTGACCTGGGTGGTGGTCGGCGATCTGTCCAAGATCGAGCAGCCGATCCGCGACTTGAAGATCGGCCAGGTGCAGGTGATCGACAACGACGGCAAGCCGGTGCGGTGA
- a CDS encoding 3-oxoacyl-ACP synthase III, whose protein sequence is MLFQHVAIAGLAHVDAPRKLTSDEINARLKPTLDRLGIKVDVLQDVAGVRERRLWDGDMKPSDAATLAGVKALADAGIDADRIGLLVNTSVSRDYLEPSTASIVSGNLRLGENCQNFDVANACLAFINGMDIAGRMIERGEIDYALIVDGETANLAYEKTLERLSHAEVTEAQLRDEMATLTLGCGAAAMVLARSELVPGAPKYRGGVTRSATEWNHLCVGDLHHDRMVADGRMLMIEGLKLGHKTFAAAKAALGWAVEELDEFVIHQVSRAHTQAFLKAFGIDPKKVMTIFGEHGNIGPASVPIVLSKLREMGRLKKGSRVALLGIGSGLNCSMAEVVW, encoded by the coding sequence ATGCTGTTCCAACATGTCGCCATCGCCGGCCTCGCTCATGTCGATGCGCCGCGAAAGCTGACGTCCGATGAGATCAACGCCCGGCTCAAGCCGACGCTCGACCGCCTCGGCATCAAAGTGGATGTACTGCAGGACGTCGCCGGTGTGCGCGAGCGTCGTCTTTGGGACGGCGATATGAAGCCTTCCGACGCCGCCACCCTGGCCGGCGTCAAGGCGCTGGCCGACGCCGGCATCGATGCCGACCGCATCGGCCTGCTGGTCAACACCTCGGTCAGCCGCGACTACCTGGAGCCGTCCACGGCCAGCATCGTCTCGGGCAATCTGCGCCTGGGCGAGAACTGCCAGAACTTCGACGTCGCCAACGCCTGCCTGGCCTTCATCAACGGCATGGACATCGCCGGCCGCATGATCGAGCGCGGCGAGATCGACTACGCGCTGATCGTCGACGGCGAAACCGCCAACCTCGCCTACGAGAAAACCCTCGAACGCCTGAGCCACGCCGAAGTCACCGAAGCGCAGCTGCGCGACGAGATGGCGACCCTGACCCTGGGCTGCGGCGCGGCGGCGATGGTGCTGGCGCGTTCGGAGCTGGTGCCCGGCGCGCCGAAGTACCGCGGCGGCGTGACCCGTTCGGCGACCGAGTGGAACCATCTGTGCGTGGGCGATCTGCACCACGACCGCATGGTGGCCGACGGCCGCATGCTGATGATCGAAGGGCTCAAGCTCGGCCACAAGACCTTCGCCGCGGCCAAGGCCGCGCTGGGCTGGGCGGTCGAGGAACTCGACGAGTTCGTGATCCATCAGGTCAGCCGCGCCCACACCCAGGCCTTCCTCAAGGCCTTCGGCATCGACCCGAAGAAGGTCATGACCATCTTCGGCGAGCACGGCAACATCGGTCCGGCCTCGGTGCCGATCGTGCTGAGCAAGCTGCGCGAGATGGGCCGCCTGAAGAAGGGCAGCCGCGTCGCCCTGTTGGGCATCGGCTCGGGCCTGAACTGCTCGATGGCCGAGGTGGTCTGGTAA
- a CDS encoding DUF2170 family protein: MERRSSAYYQRRHRERLRDKGLVKKELWVLPEFADELLVVEKRMRQPRGAAPGRGRVERAMSDGKVWTAEGLFDALAQADEFVYGESHIELIDGAQASLHLVMGDYGDLPLFLAVVGDQIVVEALLWPVSHVRDPAAFNEEVLRTHKVIFPLSTIGIETLADGESVYMMFGSLSAASSLSNVLYEIETLADNVIKATEAYEQLLLEAA; encoded by the coding sequence ATGGAACGCCGATCCTCCGCCTATTACCAGCGCCGCCATCGCGAACGTCTTCGCGACAAGGGTCTGGTCAAGAAAGAGCTGTGGGTGCTGCCCGAGTTCGCGGACGAACTGCTGGTGGTGGAAAAGCGGATGCGGCAGCCGCGCGGTGCGGCGCCGGGGCGTGGACGCGTGGAGAGGGCGATGAGCGACGGAAAGGTATGGACGGCCGAAGGGCTGTTCGACGCATTGGCGCAGGCCGACGAATTCGTCTACGGCGAATCGCATATCGAGCTGATCGACGGCGCGCAGGCCAGCCTGCACCTGGTCATGGGCGACTACGGCGATCTGCCCTTGTTCCTGGCCGTGGTCGGCGACCAGATCGTGGTCGAGGCGCTGCTGTGGCCGGTCTCGCACGTGCGCGACCCGGCCGCGTTCAACGAAGAAGTGCTGCGCACCCACAAGGTGATCTTCCCGTTGTCGACCATCGGCATCGAGACCCTGGCCGACGGCGAGTCGGTGTACATGATGTTCGGATCGCTCAGCGCCGCGTCCTCGCTGTCGAACGTGCTGTACGAAATCGAGACCCTGGCCGACAACGTGATCAAGGCCACCGAGGCCTATGAGCAACTGCTGCTGGAGGCGGCCTGA
- a CDS encoding PspA/IM30 family protein — MPKSDGGNIWSKLLGSLRGGAHELGEDWLDSRALRILDQEIRDCDIELRQSRESLAHLLARHTLAERALSESGEKIAEYETYAIKALASGEETLAREVADKIVQLESSRSDDQRHVQALAASVAELRKTVAMAEGNIRRLKQQLDTVKATESVQRAQAAVAQRYAGPHNKMPTAIDSLARIKQKQAERGARVEAAEQLARTDRGDALERKLRDAGIMADDAGTDAVLTRLRQKLPD, encoded by the coding sequence ATGCCCAAGTCCGACGGCGGCAATATCTGGAGCAAACTGCTCGGCTCGCTGCGCGGCGGCGCGCACGAGCTCGGCGAAGACTGGCTCGACAGTCGCGCGCTGCGCATCCTCGATCAGGAAATCCGCGACTGCGACATCGAACTGCGCCAGTCGCGCGAATCGCTGGCGCACCTGCTCGCCCGCCACACCCTGGCCGAGCGCGCGCTGAGCGAATCGGGCGAGAAGATCGCCGAATACGAAACCTACGCGATCAAGGCCCTGGCCTCGGGCGAGGAAACATTGGCGCGCGAAGTCGCCGACAAGATCGTGCAGCTCGAATCGAGCCGCAGCGACGATCAACGCCATGTCCAAGCGCTGGCCGCCAGCGTGGCCGAACTGCGCAAGACGGTGGCGATGGCCGAAGGCAACATCCGCCGCTTGAAACAACAGCTCGACACGGTCAAGGCGACCGAGAGCGTGCAGCGCGCGCAGGCCGCGGTCGCCCAGCGCTATGCCGGGCCGCATAACAAGATGCCGACCGCGATCGACTCGCTGGCGCGGATCAAGCAAAAACAGGCCGAGCGCGGCGCGCGGGTGGAAGCGGCCGAGCAACTGGCGCGTACCGATCGCGGCGACGCGCTGGAACGCAAATTGCGCGACGCCGGGATCATGGCCGATGACGCCGGCACCGATGCGGTGCTGACGCGATTGCGACAAAAATTGCCGGATTGA
- a CDS encoding flotillin family protein, with protein MSLPSSAFTILTLVGLGVLIVFVLLMMFKAFYIKVPQGTALIVNDMSSTPKVHFTGALVYPVIYKKEFMKISLITLEVDRRAKDGLICKDNMRADITVAFYLRVNETQQDVLKVAKAIGVDRASDRTAVNELFNAKFSEALKTVGKQIDFVKLFENRQEFRDRIIEVIGNDLNGYILEDVAIDYLEQTPKSSLDPTNILDAEGIRKITELTAAQNVITNELERNEQLAITKKNVETREAMLALERQQADAEARQKREIQTIQAREQAETAKVQEEERLKSENARISVQEQLDIREENRQREVEVAQQNRQRAVVIEVEKVTRAKDLEIVAREREVELNRIEKEKALEEQRKEIANVIRDRIAVEKTVAQEEERIKEVRQVSEADRAKQVMVLHAQAKAEEEMVRQVKQAEADETASKHKAVEITTLAQAELESAGKQSEAKKKMAEGIEAERAAPGLADARVREITAAAIEKEGMAKARVVAETMGAEAKGEQEKGMAQARVMEAQADAKQKLGLSDAKVLEENLFAQARGEEQLGSAKAKANRDLGMSEADVLLQKLKSEAEGLSQKFGALDSLSDQSRAHEEFRMQLEKNFEQAIAGIDANKEVAKEQADVLAAALSKANIDIVGGEGAFFDSFAKALSVGKAIEGVAGKSPIVQDVLQRLLSKSDDKSASKGDGKPAGETALDS; from the coding sequence ATGAGCTTGCCTTCGAGTGCTTTTACGATCCTCACCCTGGTCGGGTTGGGCGTCCTGATCGTGTTCGTCCTGCTGATGATGTTCAAGGCGTTCTACATCAAGGTCCCGCAGGGCACCGCGCTCATCGTCAACGACATGTCGTCCACGCCCAAGGTGCATTTCACCGGCGCGCTGGTGTACCCGGTGATCTACAAGAAGGAGTTCATGAAGATCTCCTTGATCACCCTGGAAGTCGACCGGCGGGCCAAGGACGGGTTGATCTGCAAGGACAACATGCGCGCCGACATCACCGTCGCGTTCTACCTGCGGGTCAACGAGACCCAGCAGGACGTGCTCAAGGTCGCCAAGGCGATCGGCGTGGACCGCGCCTCCGACCGCACCGCGGTCAACGAGCTGTTCAACGCCAAGTTCTCCGAGGCGCTCAAGACCGTCGGCAAGCAGATCGACTTCGTCAAGCTGTTCGAGAACCGCCAGGAATTCCGCGACCGCATCATCGAGGTGATCGGCAACGACCTCAACGGCTACATCCTCGAGGACGTCGCGATCGACTACCTGGAGCAGACGCCCAAGTCGTCGCTGGATCCGACCAACATCCTCGACGCCGAAGGCATCCGCAAGATCACCGAGCTGACCGCGGCGCAGAACGTGATCACCAACGAGCTCGAGCGCAACGAGCAGCTGGCGATCACCAAGAAGAACGTCGAGACCCGCGAAGCCATGCTCGCGCTCGAACGCCAGCAGGCTGACGCCGAGGCGCGGCAGAAGCGCGAGATCCAGACCATCCAGGCGCGCGAACAGGCCGAGACCGCCAAGGTCCAGGAAGAAGAGCGGCTCAAGTCGGAGAACGCGCGCATCTCGGTGCAGGAGCAGCTCGACATCCGCGAGGAGAACCGTCAGCGCGAAGTCGAAGTGGCGCAGCAGAACCGCCAGCGCGCGGTGGTGATCGAGGTCGAGAAGGTCACCCGCGCCAAGGATCTGGAAATCGTCGCGCGCGAACGCGAGGTCGAGCTCAACCGGATCGAGAAGGAAAAGGCGCTGGAGGAACAGCGCAAGGAAATCGCCAACGTGATCCGCGACCGGATCGCGGTCGAGAAGACCGTGGCGCAGGAGGAAGAGCGGATCAAGGAAGTGCGCCAGGTCTCCGAGGCCGACCGCGCCAAGCAGGTCATGGTGCTGCACGCGCAGGCCAAGGCCGAGGAAGAGATGGTGCGCCAGGTCAAGCAGGCCGAGGCCGACGAGACCGCGTCCAAGCACAAGGCGGTGGAGATCACCACCTTGGCGCAGGCCGAGCTGGAATCGGCCGGCAAGCAGTCCGAAGCCAAGAAGAAGATGGCCGAAGGCATCGAGGCCGAGCGCGCGGCGCCGGGCCTGGCCGATGCGCGGGTGCGCGAGATCACCGCCGCGGCGATCGAGAAGGAAGGCATGGCCAAGGCCCGCGTGGTCGCCGAGACCATGGGCGCGGAAGCCAAGGGCGAGCAGGAAAAGGGCATGGCGCAGGCGCGGGTGATGGAAGCCCAGGCCGACGCCAAGCAGAAGCTCGGCCTGTCCGACGCCAAGGTGCTGGAAGAAAACCTGTTCGCGCAGGCGCGCGGCGAAGAGCAGCTGGGTTCGGCCAAGGCCAAGGCCAACCGCGACCTGGGCATGTCGGAAGCCGACGTGCTGCTGCAGAAGCTCAAGTCCGAAGCCGAGGGCCTGTCGCAGAAGTTCGGCGCGCTCGATTCGCTCAGCGACCAGTCGCGCGCGCATGAAGAGTTCCGCATGCAGCTGGAGAAGAACTTCGAGCAGGCCATCGCCGGCATCGACGCCAACAAGGAAGTGGCGAAGGAACAGGCCGACGTGCTGGCCGCCGCGCTCAGCAAGGCCAACATCGACATCGTCGGCGGCGAAGGCGCGTTCTTCGATTCCTTCGCCAAGGCGCTGTCGGTCGGCAAGGCGATCGAAGGCGTGGCCGGCAAGAGCCCGATCGTGCAGGACGTGCTGCAGCGTCTGCTCAGCAAGTCCGACGACAAGAGCGCGAGCAAGGGCGACGGCAAGCCCGCCGGCGAGACCGCGCTGGATTCCTGA